A single genomic interval of Alteromonas sp. BL110 harbors:
- the dinB gene encoding DNA polymerase IV yields the protein MRKIIHVDMDCFYAAVEMRDNPALRNIPIAIGGSADRRGVISTCNYPARKFGVRSAMATAYALKLCPNLTLVKGRMEVYAAESQKIRKIFADYTDLIEPLSLDEAYLDVTNSEFCGGSATLIAEEIRARIESELGLTASAGVAPCKFVAKVASDENKPDGICVITPDKLDEFVREMPLKKIPGVGKVTMQKLQRMGLNTCNDVRQYPFERIQKELGKFGSVLWERAHGIDERELSVSRERKSIGVERTLSEDIHTIEQCIDFLPHLFEKLQERMENHKKRTGKPVRIRTQGVKLKFNDFQLTTVEHRCATLDEAYFHTLMQEAFERATGRGIRLVGVHIGLAADQSTQQLLLPFEPI from the coding sequence ATGCGAAAAATTATCCACGTCGACATGGATTGTTTTTACGCCGCAGTTGAAATGCGCGACAACCCAGCTTTGCGCAATATTCCCATTGCTATTGGCGGCAGTGCCGACCGTCGCGGTGTTATCTCAACCTGTAATTATCCTGCTCGCAAATTTGGTGTGCGCTCGGCTATGGCAACAGCCTATGCCCTAAAGTTATGTCCAAATCTCACGCTAGTAAAAGGGCGTATGGAGGTGTATGCCGCTGAGTCGCAAAAAATACGTAAGATTTTTGCAGACTATACCGACCTTATTGAACCCCTATCGTTAGATGAAGCCTATCTGGATGTCACTAACAGTGAATTTTGTGGTGGGAGCGCTACGTTAATAGCTGAGGAAATACGTGCTCGTATTGAAAGCGAGTTAGGTCTTACCGCTTCAGCAGGGGTCGCGCCCTGCAAATTCGTGGCAAAAGTAGCCAGCGATGAAAACAAGCCTGACGGTATTTGCGTGATCACGCCCGACAAACTTGATGAGTTTGTACGCGAAATGCCGCTAAAGAAAATTCCAGGCGTGGGCAAAGTTACCATGCAAAAGCTTCAGCGCATGGGGCTTAATACGTGTAACGATGTTCGCCAGTATCCTTTCGAACGCATTCAAAAAGAACTGGGTAAGTTCGGTAGTGTACTGTGGGAGCGAGCTCACGGTATTGATGAGCGTGAACTATCGGTATCTCGAGAGCGCAAGTCTATAGGCGTAGAGCGTACGCTAAGCGAAGATATTCATACTATCGAGCAATGTATCGACTTTTTGCCCCATTTGTTTGAAAAGCTTCAGGAACGAATGGAAAACCATAAGAAGCGGACGGGCAAGCCTGTGCGTATTCGCACCCAAGGCGTAAAGCTTAAGTTTAACGACTTTCAGCTAACCACTGTTGAGCATCGCTGTGCCACGCTAGATGAAGCTTATTTTCATACATTAATGCAGGAAGCTTTTGAGCGAGCAACAGGGCGTGGCATCCGTCTTGTCGGCGTGCATATAGGCCTCGCCGCCGACCAATCAACACAACAGCTGCTTTTGCCTTTTGAGCCGATTTAA
- a CDS encoding DUF1653 domain-containing protein → MDSRQLKTPGRYKHYKGNLYDVYEVATHSEDESKLVVYRPCYGEKALWVRPLDMFLESVEKDGETLPRFAYVGDIPNDEKMI, encoded by the coding sequence ATGGACTCAAGACAACTTAAAACTCCTGGTCGTTACAAGCATTATAAAGGCAATTTATACGATGTTTACGAAGTCGCCACCCACTCAGAAGACGAAAGCAAGCTAGTGGTATATCGGCCGTGTTATGGCGAAAAGGCGTTATGGGTTCGCCCTCTGGATATGTTTTTAGAGTCAGTGGAAAAAGACGGAGAGACACTCCCTCGCTTTGCTTATGTGGGAGATATCCCTAATGACGAAAAAATGATCTAA
- a CDS encoding MBL fold metallo-hydrolase, whose translation MKTASRFSAPIMAAFLAASPLIYSAVHPANAQDRFADVEVKATAIKGSVHMLTGAGGNIGVSAGEDGVLIIDDQFAPLAEKIAAQLGELGSDKPKYVINTHYHGDHTGSNAFFHSHKGATILAHENVRVRLANDEKIKPEALPTITYEDGIKIHFNGETLHVMHLAVGHTDGDSVVWFEQPNVMHTGDLFFNGRFPYIDQGAGGNVEGYMESVEQLLAKIDDETVIIPGHGGISNKQEYSAFLAMISETFNYVKSLKQDGKTLDEVKAMGLDEKWADWSWNFITEEKWIATLYKDA comes from the coding sequence ATGAAAACTGCCTCTCGTTTTAGCGCACCTATTATGGCAGCGTTCTTAGCTGCGAGCCCTTTAATTTATTCAGCGGTTCATCCCGCGAATGCACAAGACAGATTTGCCGATGTCGAAGTTAAAGCTACAGCGATTAAAGGCTCAGTGCACATGCTTACAGGTGCAGGTGGGAACATTGGTGTATCTGCTGGGGAAGATGGTGTTCTTATCATCGACGATCAATTTGCGCCACTGGCGGAAAAGATAGCGGCGCAGCTTGGTGAACTAGGCAGCGACAAGCCTAAATATGTAATAAACACGCATTATCACGGCGACCACACAGGCTCAAATGCATTTTTTCACAGTCACAAAGGCGCGACCATTCTGGCCCATGAAAATGTACGTGTTCGCCTAGCAAATGATGAGAAGATAAAGCCGGAAGCCCTGCCAACCATTACCTATGAAGATGGAATAAAAATTCACTTTAATGGCGAAACCCTACATGTAATGCATTTAGCGGTAGGGCACACCGACGGCGATAGCGTAGTGTGGTTCGAGCAACCCAACGTCATGCACACGGGCGACTTGTTCTTTAATGGTCGTTTTCCCTACATTGACCAAGGTGCAGGTGGCAATGTAGAAGGCTATATGGAATCGGTAGAGCAGTTGCTAGCTAAAATAGATGACGAGACGGTTATCATTCCAGGCCACGGCGGCATTAGTAACAAGCAAGAATACTCCGCGTTTTTAGCTATGATCAGCGAAACTTTTAACTATGTTAAGTCGCTTAAGCAAGACGGCAAAACCCTTGATGAAGTAAAAGCGATGGGCCTAGATGAAAAGTGGGCCGACTGGAGCTGGAATTTTATTACTGAAGAAAAGTGGATAGCTACACTCTACAAAGACGCCTAG
- a CDS encoding VF530 family DNA-binding protein, translating to MDQQPNNPLHGLTLEKIVSQLHERYGWDGLYYRIRVNCFNNDPSIKSSLKFLRKTQWARDKVEQLYIQTFSE from the coding sequence ATGGACCAACAACCCAACAATCCCCTACACGGCTTAACGCTTGAAAAAATTGTGTCACAGCTTCATGAGCGCTACGGCTGGGACGGGTTGTATTACCGCATAAGAGTGAACTGCTTTAACAACGACCCTTCAATTAAGTCGTCACTTAAGTTTCTTAGAAAGACTCAGTGGGCACGAGATAAAGTAGAGCAGCTATATATTCAAACATTTAGTGAGTAG
- the rutR gene encoding HTH-type transcriptional regulator RutR, with translation MSKSEDQLSTKTARAFSPTTQKRREKALLEKRTRIMDAALSLFAKNGVSGTTVEQVSELANVSKSNLLYYFKSKDGLYLSVITHLLDVWLTPLQSFSAEQEPIATLSEYIKVKLEMSRDNPAESKLFCMEVVQGAPLLIKELETPLKALLDAKSAVINAWIEAGKLKPVDPIHLIFSIWAITQHYADFSVQIKAVTGKDLSDPVFFDSTLSNIQHIILDGLKP, from the coding sequence GTGAGTAAATCTGAAGACCAACTAAGTACAAAAACAGCAAGAGCTTTTAGCCCTACAACCCAAAAGCGGCGAGAAAAAGCACTTTTAGAAAAGCGCACCCGTATTATGGATGCAGCGCTATCACTATTTGCAAAGAACGGCGTAAGCGGTACTACGGTAGAGCAGGTATCGGAATTAGCGAATGTCTCAAAGAGTAACTTACTGTATTACTTTAAAAGTAAAGACGGCCTTTACCTATCGGTTATCACTCACCTATTAGATGTGTGGCTGACGCCACTGCAAAGCTTTTCTGCAGAACAAGAACCCATAGCCACATTAAGTGAATACATAAAAGTAAAACTTGAAATGTCGAGAGACAACCCAGCCGAATCAAAGCTTTTTTGTATGGAAGTGGTACAAGGTGCACCGCTTTTAATAAAGGAATTAGAAACGCCACTGAAAGCCTTGCTGGATGCAAAAAGCGCCGTGATTAATGCGTGGATTGAAGCCGGCAAATTAAAACCTGTCGATCCCATACACTTAATTTTTAGCATTTGGGCTATTACGCAGCACTACGCAGATTTCAGCGTTCAGATTAAAGCGGTCACAGGTAAAGATTTAAGCGATCCCGTCTTCTTCGATAGTACGCTTAGTAACATTCAGCATATTATTTTAGATGGGCTAAAGCCTTAA
- the rutA gene encoding pyrimidine utilization protein A → MDIGVFIPIGNNGWLISKNSPQFKPSFDLNKEIVMKAEKYDMDFALSMIKLRGFGGETEFWDYNLESFTLMAGLAAVTSKIQLYATAATLVLPPAIMARMASTIDSISNGRFGVNLVTGWQRPEYSQMGMWPGDEFFGNRYEYLDEYIKVVKELWETGKSDFKGEHFQMDDCRMLPKPQRKIPLICAGQSAAGMDFSARHADYNFCFGKGVNTPTAFAPTAARLTEAAEKHGRSVGSAVLIMVIADETDEAAMAKWESYKDGKDQSALDWMATQGAADKKSGKDTNIRDMTNPTSAVNLNMGTLVGSYESVASMLDEIATVPGCEGVLLTFDDFLKGMDDFGTKIQPLMKSRQHLLETSGAA, encoded by the coding sequence ATGGATATAGGTGTATTTATTCCGATTGGTAACAACGGCTGGTTAATTTCTAAAAATTCGCCTCAGTTCAAACCATCGTTCGATCTCAACAAAGAGATTGTAATGAAGGCAGAAAAGTACGATATGGACTTCGCGCTCTCTATGATCAAGTTGCGCGGCTTTGGTGGTGAAACAGAATTTTGGGATTACAACTTAGAGTCGTTTACGTTGATGGCTGGTCTTGCCGCTGTTACCTCAAAAATACAGCTGTATGCCACAGCCGCAACGTTAGTCTTGCCACCAGCGATCATGGCGCGTATGGCAAGTACTATCGATTCTATTTCCAACGGTCGTTTTGGGGTCAACTTGGTTACTGGCTGGCAACGCCCTGAATATTCGCAAATGGGCATGTGGCCGGGCGATGAATTTTTCGGTAACCGCTACGAATATTTAGATGAGTACATCAAAGTAGTAAAAGAGCTGTGGGAAACAGGGAAAAGTGATTTTAAAGGCGAGCATTTCCAAATGGATGACTGCCGTATGCTACCTAAACCACAGCGTAAAATACCGCTTATTTGTGCTGGGCAAAGTGCCGCGGGCATGGATTTCTCGGCCCGTCACGCCGACTATAACTTCTGTTTTGGTAAAGGTGTGAATACACCTACCGCATTTGCTCCAACCGCTGCGCGCTTGACCGAAGCGGCTGAAAAGCACGGTCGCAGCGTAGGCTCTGCGGTACTTATCATGGTCATTGCTGATGAAACCGACGAAGCAGCTATGGCTAAATGGGAAAGTTATAAAGACGGTAAAGATCAGTCAGCGTTAGATTGGATGGCAACGCAGGGCGCGGCTGACAAAAAGTCAGGTAAAGACACCAACATTCGCGATATGACCAATCCAACCTCAGCAGTAAACCTAAATATGGGTACGCTAGTAGGCTCTTACGAGTCAGTCGCTTCTATGCTAGATGAAATCGCGACGGTTCCAGGCTGTGAAGGGGTATTGCTGACCTTTGATGACTTCCTTAAAGGTATGGATGATTTCGGCACTAAAATTCAGCCGTTAATGAAATCACGTCAGCATCTACTTGAAACATCGGGAGCAGCCTAA
- the rutB gene encoding pyrimidine utilization protein B — MSAGEVFEVSGCFQARQSGQPVLPAKPEPLTLNPAETAVIVVDLQNAYASKNGYLDKAGFDVSTTAPVIENTVKVLETARAAGMPVVFLQNGWDADYKEAGGPGSPNWYKSNALKTMRKQPELKGSLLAKGTWDYALVDALKPQAGDIVIPKTRYSGFYNTNLDSMLRARGIRNIVFTGIATNVCVESTLRDGFHLEYFGVVLADAAYQAGPPEIHEASLFNIQTFFGWVSTTAQFCEVFKSS, encoded by the coding sequence ATGTCTGCCGGTGAAGTATTTGAAGTGTCAGGGTGCTTTCAAGCGCGTCAATCAGGACAGCCAGTGCTGCCTGCCAAACCTGAGCCCTTAACCTTAAACCCTGCTGAAACCGCCGTGATAGTTGTGGATTTGCAAAACGCGTATGCCAGTAAAAACGGTTACTTAGACAAAGCGGGTTTTGACGTATCTACCACCGCGCCTGTTATTGAGAATACCGTTAAGGTACTGGAAACTGCACGCGCTGCAGGCATGCCGGTGGTGTTTTTACAAAATGGATGGGATGCCGACTACAAAGAGGCGGGAGGACCTGGATCACCAAACTGGTATAAGTCTAACGCCCTTAAAACCATGCGCAAACAGCCCGAGTTGAAGGGGAGTTTGCTTGCCAAAGGCACTTGGGACTACGCGCTTGTAGACGCACTAAAGCCTCAAGCCGGCGATATCGTTATCCCTAAAACCCGCTATAGCGGTTTTTATAACACCAATTTAGACAGCATGCTGCGGGCCCGCGGCATACGCAACATAGTGTTTACCGGCATTGCCACCAATGTGTGTGTGGAATCCACGCTGCGCGACGGCTTCCATCTGGAATATTTTGGGGTGGTGCTCGCTGACGCCGCTTATCAAGCTGGTCCGCCAGAGATTCATGAAGCGTCTCTTTTTAATATCCAGACGTTTTTTGGTTGGGTGTCTACCACGGCGCAATTTTGTGAAGTGTTTAAGTCTTCTTAG
- the rutC gene encoding pyrimidine utilization protein C — MPKKAIIPAGTSTPIAPFVPGSMADNILYVSGTLPFDENNNVVHVGDAEAQTRHVLETIKSVIEEAGGTMDDVTFNSIFITDWDDYAAVNKVYAEYFPGEKPARYCIKVGLVKPEALIEIASTAHIG, encoded by the coding sequence ATGCCAAAGAAAGCCATTATTCCAGCGGGTACGTCAACGCCAATCGCCCCTTTTGTTCCAGGCTCTATGGCGGACAATATTTTGTACGTGTCCGGTACCCTACCGTTTGACGAAAACAATAACGTAGTGCATGTAGGTGATGCCGAAGCGCAGACTCGCCATGTTTTAGAGACCATTAAAAGCGTTATTGAAGAAGCGGGTGGCACTATGGATGACGTCACCTTCAACTCAATTTTTATTACCGATTGGGACGATTACGCCGCGGTAAACAAAGTTTACGCCGAATACTTCCCAGGTGAAAAGCCCGCACGTTATTGCATTAAGGTTGGGCTGGTTAAGCCTGAAGCCTTAATTGAAATAGCCTCTACAGCGCACATTGGGTAA
- the rutD gene encoding pyrimidine utilization protein D: MPSNVQTSEVDTHKGMHHDMHYEIHGLTSPDAPTVVFSSGLGGAAKFWHPQLADFTQDYRVITYDQLGTNKSVGNLIANYSISDMANELAALLKKLEVEQCHFVGHALGGLVGLELGLTQPSLLQSLVLINAWSSPNPHTLRCFDIRKALLAADRKDMYLQLQALLLFPPDWIAANAQHLDDEEAHLINHFPDVDNLLARIGALSAFDIDDKLASISTSTLALANKDDTLVPWQRSKILADAMPNAELSVMEYGGHASSITVPETFNKLVLGYLQRIA; the protein is encoded by the coding sequence ATGCCTTCTAACGTGCAGACAAGCGAAGTTGATACGCACAAGGGAATGCATCACGACATGCACTACGAAATTCACGGATTAACATCGCCAGACGCGCCAACTGTTGTTTTCAGTTCAGGGCTAGGCGGGGCAGCTAAGTTTTGGCACCCCCAACTGGCTGACTTTACCCAAGACTACAGAGTGATCACTTACGACCAGCTTGGAACTAACAAAAGTGTAGGTAACTTGATAGCGAACTACAGTATTTCTGATATGGCAAATGAACTCGCTGCACTGCTGAAAAAACTGGAAGTAGAGCAGTGCCATTTTGTTGGCCATGCACTAGGTGGGCTGGTGGGCTTAGAACTCGGGTTAACTCAGCCCAGCCTTCTGCAAAGCCTAGTGCTAATAAATGCATGGAGTAGCCCCAATCCGCACACCCTGCGTTGCTTTGATATACGCAAAGCCTTACTGGCTGCGGATAGAAAAGACATGTACCTACAACTCCAAGCGCTGCTGCTGTTTCCGCCTGATTGGATAGCCGCTAATGCACAGCACTTAGACGATGAAGAGGCACATTTAATCAATCATTTTCCCGATGTAGATAACTTACTAGCTCGTATCGGTGCTCTTAGCGCGTTTGATATCGATGACAAGCTAGCGTCTATCTCTACATCAACGTTAGCGCTGGCAAATAAAGACGACACCCTGGTTCCGTGGCAGCGCTCAAAAATATTAGCTGATGCCATGCCTAACGCAGAGCTATCGGTAATGGAATATGGCGGTCATGCATCGAGTATTACGGTGCCTGAGACATTTAATAAATTGGTGTTGGGATACTTACAGCGCATAGCTTAA
- a CDS encoding malonic semialdehyde reductase: MTVSDKTEYETKGPISESGLAQLFSGAHTHTTWLDKTIDEAVLKQLYDLVKVGSTSANCSPARFVFITSDEGREKLKPCLSSGNVEQTMTAPCTVIVAYDKEFYEELPTLFPYADAKSWFTSSPEAAFETAMRNSSMQGAYLISAARALGLDAGAMSGFNPKLLNETFFSDSTWKVNFLLNIGYGDGKKVHKRLPRLSFEQACQIL; the protein is encoded by the coding sequence ATGACGGTATCAGATAAAACTGAATATGAAACAAAAGGCCCCATTAGCGAAAGTGGCCTAGCCCAGCTATTTAGTGGTGCGCACACGCACACTACATGGCTCGATAAAACGATAGATGAAGCGGTGCTAAAGCAGCTTTATGACTTGGTGAAAGTAGGCTCGACATCAGCAAATTGCAGCCCGGCGAGATTTGTTTTTATAACCTCAGATGAGGGGCGAGAAAAACTTAAGCCTTGTCTTTCAAGCGGTAACGTAGAGCAAACCATGACTGCACCTTGTACGGTTATCGTGGCTTACGATAAAGAATTCTATGAAGAATTACCTACGCTATTTCCTTATGCGGATGCTAAGAGCTGGTTCACCTCAAGCCCCGAAGCTGCATTTGAAACCGCTATGCGAAACAGTTCAATGCAAGGGGCTTATTTAATTAGTGCCGCGCGCGCATTAGGTCTTGATGCCGGTGCTATGTCTGGCTTTAACCCCAAATTACTCAACGAGACATTCTTTTCTGATAGCACGTGGAAGGTGAACTTCTTACTTAACATTGGCTATGGCGATGGAAAGAAAGTGCACAAACGTTTGCCTCGCTTAAGCTTCGAGCAAGCTTGTCAAATATTGTAA
- a CDS encoding flavin reductase: MTITAIKNAVTEVLPPVTPEQYRQGMSSLAAAVNVVTTTGPEGRAGFTATAVCSVSDSPATLLVCLNRSASVHQVFKNSTHLVINTLTSQHQSISNTFGGKAPMSERFEIGEWGESATGCPQLLDAAVSFDCIITDVKSVATHDVLFCQVVDIKQDQEADALLYYQRGYHSACKDA, encoded by the coding sequence ATGACTATTACAGCAATAAAAAACGCAGTAACAGAAGTGCTTCCCCCGGTTACGCCTGAGCAATACCGACAGGGCATGTCTAGCTTAGCGGCAGCGGTGAATGTCGTTACAACAACTGGCCCAGAAGGGCGCGCTGGCTTTACAGCGACGGCAGTGTGTAGCGTAAGCGACAGCCCAGCCACCTTGCTGGTGTGTTTAAACCGCAGCGCTTCTGTGCATCAGGTATTTAAGAACAGCACGCATTTAGTTATCAACACGCTAACCTCGCAGCACCAGTCAATTTCAAACACTTTTGGTGGTAAAGCGCCTATGAGTGAACGCTTTGAAATTGGTGAGTGGGGCGAATCAGCCACTGGCTGCCCTCAACTACTTGATGCCGCAGTCAGTTTTGATTGCATTATCACAGATGTAAAAAGTGTTGCTACACACGATGTGCTTTTTTGCCAAGTAGTAGACATTAAACAAGACCAAGAAGCCGACGCACTTTTATATTACCAGCGCGGATATCACAGCGCGTGTAAAGACGCATAA
- a CDS encoding CoA-acylating methylmalonate-semialdehyde dehydrogenase: MKVVGHFINGETCTPKGRMQDVYNPATGEAEKLVLLASKATVNEAIVNAQQAFPQWRNTPVSKRARVMFKFKSLLEEHADEIIALIGAEHGKISHDAAGELQRGIENVEFACGAPQLLKGEHSKNVGPSIDSWSEFQPLGVVAGITPFNFPAMVPLWMFPLAIVCGNTFVLKPSERDPSCAIFLAKLLKEAGLPDGVFNVINGDREAVDQILDDERIKAVSFVGSTPIAEYIYSKANTNGKRCQALGGAKNHAIVMPDADVDNAVNQLLGAAFGSSGERCMALSVVVAVGDKIADEIVDKMQSAMKDLKVGAFNDASNDFGPLITQQHKEKVEGFITSAAEQGANVVVDGRGPTVEGYETGFFLGATLIDKVTPEMTSYKAEIFGPVLQVMRVETMEQAMQLIDEHEYGNGTCIFTRDGEAARYFSDNIQVGMVGINVPLPVPVSYHSFGGWKRSLFGDLHAYGPDGVRFYTKRKTITQRWPSSGVREGVSFSFPS; this comes from the coding sequence ATGAAAGTAGTAGGCCATTTTATAAACGGTGAAACCTGTACGCCCAAAGGGCGGATGCAAGATGTTTATAACCCGGCAACGGGGGAAGCAGAGAAGCTGGTTTTGCTGGCATCGAAAGCTACGGTAAACGAAGCCATTGTTAACGCACAACAAGCTTTTCCACAATGGCGAAATACGCCGGTAAGTAAGCGTGCTCGCGTTATGTTTAAGTTCAAAAGCTTACTTGAAGAGCATGCGGATGAAATTATTGCGTTAATTGGCGCCGAGCACGGAAAAATAAGCCACGACGCGGCGGGCGAACTACAGCGAGGTATCGAGAACGTAGAATTTGCCTGTGGCGCGCCGCAGTTGCTTAAAGGTGAACACAGTAAAAATGTGGGGCCAAGTATAGATTCATGGAGCGAGTTTCAGCCCCTTGGTGTGGTGGCAGGAATCACGCCATTTAACTTTCCGGCTATGGTGCCGCTTTGGATGTTTCCGCTCGCCATTGTATGCGGAAATACATTTGTACTTAAGCCTTCAGAACGAGACCCAAGCTGCGCCATTTTCTTAGCAAAGTTACTGAAAGAAGCAGGGTTACCCGACGGTGTCTTCAATGTGATCAATGGTGATAGAGAAGCAGTTGATCAAATACTTGATGACGAGCGCATTAAAGCGGTGAGTTTTGTAGGTTCAACGCCCATTGCCGAATATATCTATTCAAAGGCCAATACAAACGGCAAGCGATGCCAAGCCTTAGGCGGGGCGAAAAATCACGCCATTGTTATGCCTGATGCGGACGTTGATAACGCGGTTAATCAGCTTTTAGGCGCAGCCTTTGGCTCATCGGGGGAGCGCTGTATGGCGTTGTCTGTGGTGGTTGCCGTGGGCGACAAGATAGCTGATGAGATTGTAGATAAAATGCAATCGGCGATGAAAGACTTAAAAGTAGGGGCATTTAACGATGCATCTAATGATTTTGGCCCCCTGATCACGCAGCAGCATAAAGAGAAAGTAGAAGGCTTCATAACAAGTGCAGCTGAGCAAGGCGCTAACGTAGTTGTAGACGGGCGAGGCCCCACAGTCGAGGGCTACGAAACTGGCTTTTTCCTAGGTGCCACACTTATTGATAAAGTTACGCCGGAAATGACCAGTTACAAGGCCGAAATTTTTGGCCCGGTATTACAGGTAATGCGCGTTGAAACTATGGAGCAAGCCATGCAGCTTATTGACGAGCATGAGTACGGCAACGGCACCTGCATTTTCACCCGCGACGGCGAAGCGGCGCGTTACTTCTCCGACAATATTCAGGTGGGCATGGTGGGCATTAACGTTCCCTTGCCTGTACCTGTTTCTTATCACAGCTTTGGTGGTTGGAAGCGCTCACTGTTTGGCGACCTTCACGCATACGGTCCGGACGGCGTGCGTTTTTATACTAAGCGCAAAACCATCACACAACGTTGGCCCTCAAGTGGTGTTAGAGAAGGAGTCAGCTTTTCATTTCCTAGTTAA